The following coding sequences are from one Arthrobacter sp. 24S4-2 window:
- a CDS encoding DUF4383 domain-containing protein — translation MTTASPHAHGVHFGRTDVQNVGMGAGIVLMLVGVLGFIPGITQQYSELRFLGPDSHAMFLNLFQVSMLLNIVQLVIGATGWAMSRSGMGARNFLMGFGALYIVLSIFGLSVGVGSAANFLSLNTMDNWTHMVLGVLMIGVGWILSRHLAEDRP, via the coding sequence ATGACTACCGCATCCCCACATGCACATGGCGTTCACTTTGGACGTACTGACGTTCAAAACGTTGGCATGGGTGCAGGTATTGTCCTTATGTTGGTGGGTGTTCTGGGGTTCATCCCGGGCATTACCCAGCAGTACAGCGAACTGAGGTTCCTTGGGCCTGATTCGCACGCCATGTTCCTGAACCTGTTCCAGGTGTCCATGCTGCTCAACATCGTGCAGCTGGTCATCGGCGCAACAGGCTGGGCAATGTCCCGCAGTGGAATGGGCGCCCGGAACTTCCTCATGGGCTTTGGTGCGCTGTACATCGTCCTCAGCATCTTCGGGCTCAGTGTCGGAGTGGGATCGGCAGCTAATTTCCTGTCGCTGAACACGATGGATAACTGGACCCACATGGTGCTGGGTGTGCTGATGATTGGCGTCGGCTGGATCCTTTCGCGGCATCTGGCCGAGGACCGCCCGTAG
- a CDS encoding DUF6350 family protein yields MKLRADQTGETGIPMPLWLQGALESAQAAVISALVVLAPIVAVWATAGFRNNDFDALARLGGQAWLLIHGVPLHLTMVAGEAAAQTESGTLSLIPLGLTLIPFLLAWRAGRRLARASYTDQLWQALLGSWLVYGSFGLATGFVCRTDDVAIHLWVAGLMPLVPFGLGMVVGARREAGSWSRLIGVDAVDWLARTSQHSRWAGSYLGSSIKAGFVALMAAFTMSAALLAVDLFIHWDRVIAVYEGLDAGAMGGAVLTIAQLGFLPNLAVFALAWTSGAGFALGIGSQAGPLGTAVGPLPSIPVFAALPSGSLDYGFVALVVPVLAGVLAGWWFLREGENHFDEWLSIKVRSRWFTASASTVVLGAIIGVAAGLMAAGLAWMARGSAGIGRLTDIGPDPLGTALWVAAEVGIGVVIGYAAGPWLERQQKLREADLEAAQP; encoded by the coding sequence ATGAAACTGCGCGCTGATCAGACCGGAGAAACTGGCATTCCCATGCCCTTGTGGCTGCAGGGAGCGCTCGAGTCGGCGCAGGCTGCGGTGATTTCCGCCCTGGTGGTGCTGGCGCCCATCGTGGCGGTCTGGGCCACGGCCGGTTTCCGGAACAACGACTTCGACGCCCTGGCCAGGCTCGGCGGCCAGGCCTGGCTGCTGATCCACGGCGTGCCCCTGCATCTGACAATGGTGGCGGGGGAGGCCGCAGCGCAGACCGAGTCGGGAACGCTGTCGCTGATCCCGCTGGGCCTCACGCTCATACCGTTCCTGCTCGCATGGCGCGCCGGCCGACGGCTGGCCCGGGCGTCCTACACCGACCAGCTCTGGCAGGCGTTGCTGGGTTCCTGGCTTGTGTACGGCAGCTTCGGCCTGGCCACGGGCTTCGTCTGCCGCACGGACGACGTCGCCATCCACCTCTGGGTCGCCGGGCTGATGCCGCTGGTTCCGTTCGGCCTGGGCATGGTGGTGGGCGCCCGGCGCGAAGCCGGGTCCTGGAGTCGCCTCATTGGCGTCGACGCCGTGGACTGGCTCGCCCGGACCAGCCAGCATTCCCGCTGGGCCGGTTCCTACCTGGGCTCCTCCATCAAGGCAGGCTTTGTGGCTCTGATGGCCGCTTTCACCATGTCCGCGGCGCTGCTGGCGGTGGATCTGTTTATCCACTGGGACCGGGTGATCGCCGTGTATGAAGGGCTCGACGCCGGCGCCATGGGCGGTGCCGTACTCACCATCGCGCAGCTCGGCTTCCTGCCGAACCTGGCGGTCTTTGCGCTCGCCTGGACCTCCGGGGCCGGCTTCGCCCTGGGAATCGGATCCCAGGCCGGACCCCTTGGAACCGCCGTTGGCCCGCTGCCCTCCATCCCGGTGTTCGCCGCGCTGCCGTCCGGCTCGCTCGACTACGGCTTCGTGGCGCTCGTTGTGCCCGTTCTGGCCGGCGTCCTGGCAGGCTGGTGGTTCCTTCGCGAAGGCGAAAACCACTTTGACGAATGGCTGTCGATCAAGGTCCGGTCCCGCTGGTTCACGGCGTCGGCCTCGACTGTCGTCCTTGGCGCGATCATCGGGGTGGCGGCAGGACTGATGGCCGCTGGCCTTGCCTGGATGGCGCGCGGATCGGCCGGGATCGGCCGTCTCACGGACATCGGCCCCGACCCGCTTGGCACCGCGCTGTGGGTGGCCGCGGAGGTGGGCATCGGCGTCGTCATCGGGTACGCGGCGGGACCCTGGCTGGAACGCCAGCAGAAGCTGCGCGAAGCTGACCTGGAAGCGGCCCAGCCGTAG